From the genome of Miscanthus floridulus cultivar M001 chromosome 10, ASM1932011v1, whole genome shotgun sequence, one region includes:
- the LOC136488735 gene encoding putative serpin-Z5, which produces MAKATTNLITEVLKPEDNNRNTVHVVANSIYFKGEWRDPFDKEDTVDREFHRLDGSSVEVPFLQSWSYQYIDCHSGFKVLKLPYEMMNESNWDWMLYHSLPKFCMCVFLPDDRKGLQGMVEEIASSPKFFHDHLPLKCVPVGQFRLPKFKLSFETRIVAEDLKHLGLHLPLDEAEANMTDMLLEEDERRVFVSHVIHKAVIEMTEAGSEAAAVTVECVDMGCSLYDDSPPPPKPVDFVAEHPFAFFIVEETSGAVVFSGQVIDPSKEE; this is translated from the coding sequence ATGGCCAAGGCCACCACAAACCTCATCACCGAGGTCTTAAAACCAGAGGACAACAATCGTAACACCGTGCACGTGGTCGCCAACTCCATCTACTTCAAGGGAGAGTGGCGCGACCCCTTCGATAAGGAGGACACGGTCGACCGCGAGTTCCACCGCCTGGACGGGAGCTCCGTGGAGGTGCCCTTCCTGCAGAGCTGGTCGTACCAGTACATCGACTGCCACTCCGGGTTCAAGGTGCTCAAGCTGCCCTACGAGATGATGAACGAGTCCAACTGGGACTGGATGCTCTACCACAGCCTACCCAAGTTCTGCATGTGTGTCTTCCTCCCCGACGACCGCAAGGGTCTGCAAGGCATGGTAGAGGAGATAGCGTCGTCCCCGAAGTTCTTCCACGACCATCTGCCGCTGAAGTGTGTCCCCGTCGGCCAGTTCCGGCTGCCGAAGTTCAAGCTGAGCTTTGAGACAAGAATAGTCGCCGAGGACCTTAAACATCTGGGGCTTCATCTGCCCTTGGATGAAGCGGAGGCGAACATGACCGACATGCTCCTTGAGGAAGACGAGCGTCGCGTGTTTGTCAGCCATGTCATCCACAAGGCAGTTATCGAGATGACCGAGGCGGGGAGCGAGGCAGCAGCGGTCACCGTGGAGTGCGTTGATATGGGTTGCTCGCTGTATGATGACTCTCCGCCACCGCCGAAGCCGGTGGATTTCGTCGCCGAGCACCCGTTCGCCTTCTTCATCGTGGAGGAGACGTCAGGCGCCGTTGTCTTTTCTGGGCAGGTTATTGACCCTTCTAAGGAAGAGTAG